The window GCTCTATTATTAGAAAATCCCAACGATGGCTACACCCAAAGATTAATGATCCGGCTGATTCATTTCGTATTGGTCAGCCTGAGCATTTTTGTGTTTTGGCCTGTCAGGAATTTGCATTATTGCAATCATATGGACTTAATATTTCGCAGTTTTTTTATATAACTAGCTGGTAGTCCTGCAATAGTTGCCCCTTCAATAATCCAGTCCAAATATTTCTTGGTTGGTAGAAAAGACCCTTTAGGACTGGCGATATAAGTGAAGCAATCCACATTTTGATTCGAAAGGGTAGAAACTGTAACTACCTCTCGATTATATGCATCATCATTCGGGCTCTCAATTTTATCGAGATTCTCAATATCAGGTACAATCATCGCATAGAGAAGTCCATAGACTACAGCTCCGGCCTTCTGTTCGATACTGGCTACTCCCCCATCTTCATAGTCACCTTGCCTGTTAAAAACCAGTTGGTAGTCTTCTAGTTTTGCAATAGAGTCTATCAACAGAGCAGAGGGACATCTCTTGAGCATCCTTGTTTCGAGCATGTTGGATCCGAAAGCAAAATATAGTACGTAGTTGTTTTTCACTTCACTTTAAGGTATTTGTCAAAATTTTCTAAAGTTATGCATTTGGAGAGATTTTCATCCTTACATCTGGTCTTTATCATTTGCATTACATCCGTAGCAAGGTCGTGATTATTCCTTACAAATACTGCCAAACCCGCAATATTAGATTCATTCATCCCACTGCTTCTCGACACAGAAAGCATATATTCAGTAATGTTATTTATTTGGTCAACGTAGTCAATGCTACATAGTGAACCTCGACTCCATGAACTGTCAGTTAGATACAAAGTGAAACATTCATCCTTTAAGAGCTCCCTGAGGTGTCTTGCCCAGTAAACTGAAATTTCTGAAGATGTTTGAAGCCTAACTATACTCACTTTATTTTTCAGTGCAGCCTTAGTTGCCTGAGTATAATCTTCCGCAAGGGGTTCACTTCCCACACTATCAAAACCCTCACCTGATACGTAAATATCGTACTTAGCTCTACTAATCCTATCATTTAAATAATCATAGAACTTATCATTAGACTTGGAATCTTTGTCTATTACAAATACCGAACTATAGCTGTCTTGTTCATTCCTTGTCA of the Cyclobacterium marinum DSM 745 genome contains:
- a CDS encoding gamma-glutamylcyclotransferase family protein — its product is MKNNYVLYFAFGSNMLETRMLKRCPSALLIDSIAKLEDYQLVFNRQGDYEDGGVASIEQKAGAVVYGLLYAMIVPDIENLDKIESPNDDAYNREVVTVSTLSNQNVDCFTYIASPKGSFLPTKKYLDWIIEGATIAGLPASYIKKLRNIKSI